The sequence below is a genomic window from Halosolutus gelatinilyticus.
TTCTGAAATGCCGGTCTCCGACTCGGTCGATCGGGCGAGCGAGGTGGACGCCGCGGACGGCGACGGTCTCCCGATCAACGAACTGTTCTACTCCCTGCAGGGCGAAGGTGCGCTCGCCGGCGTCCCGTCGGTGTTCGTCCGCACGAGCGGCTGTAATCTCAGATGCTGGTTCTGTGACTCCTATCACACCTCCTGGGAACCCACGCACGCGTGGATGGATCTCGAGACGATCGTAGCGGAGGTGGAGTCGCACGAGAGCGCCGAGCACGTCGTTCTCACCGGCGGCGAGCCGCTGATCCACGAGGCAAGTGTCACCCTCATCGAAGCGCTCACCGATCGGGGCTACCACACGACCGTCGAGACGAACGGCACGATCTACCGGGACGCCCCGATCGATCTCGCCTCGATCAGCCCGAAACTCGCGAGCAGTGTGCCCACGCCCGATCGCGATCCGAAAGGCGAGGGCGAGTGGGAGGCGCGCCACGAGGCCGATCGGATCGACCTCGGCACGCTCGTCCGTCTCGTCGAGGACTACGATTTCCAACTGAAGTTCGTCGTCACCGACGCGGACGATATGCCGGAGATCCTCGAGTTGCTCGGGGACCTCCGAGGCGCGGCCGCCGTCCCGGTTCGAAACGACGACGTGCTCCTGATGCCCGAGGGCGCGACGCGAACGCGACTCAAGGAGACCCGAAATCGCGTCGCGCGACTGGCGATGGACCACGGCTTCCGGTACACGCCGCGGCTGCACGTCGACCTCTGGAACGACGCCCCCGAGACGTAATTCGACGCCCCCGAGACACCGCTATGACCGAGACACTCACCGACACCGCGACCGACGAATCGACTCCTGACCGCGCCGTCGTCCTCCTCTCCGGCGGGATGGACAGCGCCACTGACGCCTACGAGGCTCGCGATCGCGGCTACGACCTGTACGCCCTGCACACCTCCTACGGTCAGCGCACTGAGGATCGCGAACTCGAATGTGCCCGCCGACTCGCCGACGAACTCGACGCCGCCGACTTCCTCCGGATCGAGACCGGCCACCTCTCGGCGATCGGCGCCTCGAGTCTCACCGACGACGGGATGGACGTCGAAGACGCCGACCTCGAAAGCGACGAGATCCCCACCTCCTACGTCCCGTTCCGCAACGCGAACCTGCTGGCGATGGCGGTCTCCTACGCCGAGGCCAACGCCTCTTCGGCCGTCTTCATCGGCGCCCACAGCGAGGACTTCTCGGGGTATCCGGACTGCCGCCCCGCGTTCTTCGACGCGTTCGAACGCGTCGCCGACGTCGGAACGAAACCCGAGACCGAGATCGCGATCGAGGCGCCGTTCGTCGACTGGTCGAAAACCGACATCGCGGACCGCGGCGTCGAACTCGACGTCCCGTTCGAACACACGTGGAGTTGCTACCGCGAGAACGAACCCGCCTGCGGCACCTGCGACGCCTGCGCGTTCCGGCTGCAGGCCTTCCAGAACGTCGGAGTTCGCGATCCGATCGCGTACGCCGAACGGCCGACGTACGCCGATCGGGGGTAAGGCCGATCCGAGCGTCCCGCGTCGGGAGCCGCGATCGCGGAGATTCGGTCACGAACTGTTAGAAAATGTTTACGACGGTGCGCCGAGAACCGACGCCCGATGGCCGCCGCCATACTGGAGTGGTTCCGCGACGAGAACGGAGACTGGGCGACTCCCGAGGGGCGTCGCGGCGAGTTCGTCTTCCTGGTCGCCCTGTTGGTCGTGTTCGCCGTGCACGCCCACTTCGAGGTCGGACTCCCGGCTCCCGACGAGCGTCCGATCGTCGCGCTTTTCGGAGTCCTCTGTGGCTTCTGGTACGCGACGTACGGTCGAAAGCACGTAGTCGACTACGCCCCGGAAAGCGCCTGGACGTACGTGTCCACGATTCTGGGTGGATTCGGGTTTTCGCTGTTCAAACTCGTCCACGTCGCGACGCCGATCGTGGTGTTCGTCGTCACCGCGGTGGGGACGGTACTCCTGGTGTATACGGTCAGGGTGGCGTCGCCGGTTCATGACGGGATGGAGCCACCTCCTCGCGGAGCGAAGCCGCCGAGCGAGGTTTCCTGAGAGGCGATCGTCGTCGACGAGTAGTGGACGCCTCTCGGCCGGTGTAGCACACGTCGTCGCCGGTGGATCCCGAACTGTAGTTCGGGTACGATACGCTCCCTCTATGTAGGAGCGACGGATAAGATAGCGCATGGCGGACTGGTGATGTACCACCGTTACGTCGCCAAAACGATCCCTCAACGGGGGTTAACAGATGAAGACCCAATACTACACCGCAACGAGCATCGACGGGTATCTCGCCGACGACGATAACTCGCTCGACTGGCTCTTCCAGTTCGGAGCGATCGAGGAAATCGAGGGCGTGAAGGACGACTACCCGCAGTTCATAGACCAGGTCGGTGCCCTGGCCATGGGGTCGACGACATACGAGTGGCTCGTCGAGCACGAGAACCTCCTGGAAAACCCGGAAACGTGGCCGTATGAGGTCCCGGCTTGGGTGTTTAGCAGCCGAGAATTACCGGCAGTCGACGGTGCGGACGTCCGCTTCGTGCAGGGGGACGTCGAGCCCGTCCATGCAGAGATGGTGACGGCCGCAGACGGCGAGAACGTCTGGCTTGTCGGGGGTGGTGACCTCGTCGGACAGTTCCACGATCGCGGCCTACTCGACGAGATTATTCTCACCGTTGCTCCCGTCACGCTCGCCTCGGGTGCGCCGTTGTTGCCACGCAGGATCACCGATTCGCCCCTGAAACTGGTTGACGCGCAAAAGTACGGCGATATTTTCGCGGTTCTAACCTATGAGGTGCAGTAGTTCGCGGCGGCTACTCATTTGAACGCTTCTTCCCCTCTACTAACTCTTCCCTCTTACTGACAAGTGGGGAGGGGATGGCGCTCGATTCATGTCGGGTAGGGACCGATCGAAGAGGATACAGCCGCCGCTCCGCATAACTCACTCAGTAGTTTTCGCTGAAATACGGGTCGTTACTCGCCCGCCGCGACCTCGTCCGGCCCGCGTCGCCGCTCCCGTTCGATCGTCGTCACGTAGATTCCCGCGAGGACGATCGCGCCGCCCAGCACCGTGATCGCGTCCGGCACCTCGGAGAGCAACACCAGCGCGAGCAGCGTCGAGCCGACGGGTTCGCCGAGCCAGGCGACGCTGACGACGACCGACTCGAGGTGTTTTAACACCCAGTTGACGATCGTGTGGCCGAGGATGCCCGGCCCGATCGCCATGCCGAGAAAGAGCAGCCACTCGCGGCCGGGATAGGCGAGGTAGGCGTGACCCTGCGCACCGACGAGCAGGCCGAGCGTCAGCGCGCAGGCCGTGTAGACGACGGTCACGTACGGAAACAGCGGGACGCGCTGGCGGATCGATCGGCCGGCGAGGACGTACCCCGCGACGGTGATCGCCCCCAGGAGCGCGAGCGAGTTCCCGTACAGCGTCGCGTCCGCGAGCGGGGCCTGGCCCG
It includes:
- a CDS encoding 7-carboxy-7-deazaguanine synthase QueE; amino-acid sequence: MPVSDSVDRASEVDAADGDGLPINELFYSLQGEGALAGVPSVFVRTSGCNLRCWFCDSYHTSWEPTHAWMDLETIVAEVESHESAEHVVLTGGEPLIHEASVTLIEALTDRGYHTTVETNGTIYRDAPIDLASISPKLASSVPTPDRDPKGEGEWEARHEADRIDLGTLVRLVEDYDFQLKFVVTDADDMPEILELLGDLRGAAAVPVRNDDVLLMPEGATRTRLKETRNRVARLAMDHGFRYTPRLHVDLWNDAPET
- the queC gene encoding 7-cyano-7-deazaguanine synthase QueC, whose protein sequence is MTETLTDTATDESTPDRAVVLLSGGMDSATDAYEARDRGYDLYALHTSYGQRTEDRELECARRLADELDAADFLRIETGHLSAIGASSLTDDGMDVEDADLESDEIPTSYVPFRNANLLAMAVSYAEANASSAVFIGAHSEDFSGYPDCRPAFFDAFERVADVGTKPETEIAIEAPFVDWSKTDIADRGVELDVPFEHTWSCYRENEPACGTCDACAFRLQAFQNVGVRDPIAYAERPTYADRG
- a CDS encoding dihydrofolate reductase family protein, encoding MKTQYYTATSIDGYLADDDNSLDWLFQFGAIEEIEGVKDDYPQFIDQVGALAMGSTTYEWLVEHENLLENPETWPYEVPAWVFSSRELPAVDGADVRFVQGDVEPVHAEMVTAADGENVWLVGGGDLVGQFHDRGLLDEIILTVAPVTLASGAPLLPRRITDSPLKLVDAQKYGDIFAVLTYEVQ
- a CDS encoding DMT family transporter, translated to MSDLEVTPIAALAFAVFAASTSAILVRWSHAPSSVAAFYRVLFTTAIVAPIALLRYRDDLSRLSWSDLGWAIVAGVALAVHFAAWFESLNYTSVAASVTLVQTQPIFVALGAALVLGERVSRETVTGIAIAIVGAAAMSFGDAGQAPLADATLYGNSLALLGAITVAGYVLAGRSIRQRVPLFPYVTVVYTACALTLGLLVGAQGHAYLAYPGREWLLFLGMAIGPGILGHTIVNWVLKHLESVVVSVAWLGEPVGSTLLALVLLSEVPDAITVLGGAIVLAGIYVTTIERERRRGPDEVAAGE